In Sciurus carolinensis chromosome 17, mSciCar1.2, whole genome shotgun sequence, one genomic interval encodes:
- the Tle6 gene encoding transducin-like enhancer protein 6 isoform X3: MQDLPATCYLWNLWFSPGSRCPKMTSLGQPTPKGTRRASGRGPGISGPGSPPALGHPCTLSQLKDQVSRLQLRVTSQLESICHLVDALLQAVEAHSPVLDGQPVEVGQLSPGEQAGQGHREAPSPKTPRLPEVRTLRLWDFENMVTTRSSDWLRRPQSVWDQGEWPSQHGAPQFWQDILTAQLWQVFTDAHPCPRVSRPALDMPYTSRTRPQATDGRLGVAWVSLKPSGSETRYSVVAMLSKPMSLGQDSKDPEPHDEDTEAGDPSAPSSPGDSQEEEAAPAGPAQGPAGEAVPLLKLISWDPEDLGDTCRRPDALPGQSRRFAIPHRLQRMRLLRHREPVLATAVSSFTRHAFTCGRGGVKVWSLVGQVAEDRFPDGHLPAHTQGPGAYLRTCLLSSNSRALLTGGHNLGSVCVWDLAAPSLCVQAELPCPGLSCQALAADLGEHLAFAGFTNGSIRIWDLRDRRVVRDLSGQVNGAKSLVVKDHTIWTGGLDARLCSWDLRMVREPLVYLFESQIMSLSHSPQEDWLLLGMANGQHWLQHGNGSRARMAGCKEGAVLGLQFSPCGAGALLHPVLRRVLGQPAGRGGVRRPGLRVPCQLLRPRDRPALAPRRVCPGGGGGAGGGGCGPAGAWGPAAFSRGFADSHLHVIKQLEKTVGVLSLGARTLSPVTPSPVTPSQSVAKTEGTPQPCSQAPLQAVSRPKTVPPTAGPGPTWLPGGDLQDAFQETSSSQMGHSAQGR; the protein is encoded by the exons ATGCAG GACCTGCCGGCTACTTGCTACTTGTGGAATCTGTGGTTCAGTCCTGGGAGTCGCTGCCCGAAGATGACCTCTCTGGGCCAGCCCACGCCCAAGGGCACCCGCAGAGCATCTGGG CGGGGTCCAGGAATCTCTGGGCCCGGGAGCCCGCCAGCCCTGGGTCATCCCTGCACCCTGAGCCAGCTCAAGGACCAGGTCTCCAG GCTGCAGCTTCGAGTGACCTCTCAGCTGGAGAGCATCTGCCACCTG GTGGACGCCCTCCTCCAGGCAGTGGAGGCCCACAGCCCCGTCCTGGACGGCCAGCCCGTGGAG GTGGGCCAGCTCTCCCCTGGGGAACAGGCCGGCCAGGGTCACCGGGAGGCCCCGAGCCCCAAGACCCCCCGGCTCCCAGAGGTCAGGACCCTGCGGCTGTGGGACTTCGAGAACATGGTCACCACGAGGTCATCCGACTGGCTGCGGCGGCCCCAGTCCGTCTGGGACCAGGGCGAGTGGCCCTCCCAGCACGGCGCGCCCCAGTTCTGGCAGGACATCCTGACCGCGCAGCTCTGGCAGGTCTTCACTGACGCCCATCCCTGCCCCAGAG TGAGCAGGCCGGCGCTGGACATG CCCTACACCTCCAGGACGCGGCCCCAGGCAACGGACGGGCGCCTGGGAGTGGCCTGGGTGTCCCTGAAGCCTTCTGGCTCCGAGACCCGGTACAGCGTGGTTGCTATGCTCAGCAAACCCATGTCCCTCGGGCAGGACAGCAAGGACCCAGAACCACATGACGAGGACACAGAAGCCGGAGACCCCTCGG ctcccagctcccCTGGAGACTCCCAGGAAGAGGAGGCTGCCCCGGCCGGCCCTGCCCAG gggCCCGCCGGAGAAGCCGTACCCCTTCTGAAGCTCAT ATCCTGGGACCCCGAGGACCTGGGGGACACCTGCAGGAGGCCGGACGCCTTGCCCGGGCAGTCCCGGAGGTTCGCCATCCCGCATAGGCTGCAGAGGATGCGGCTGCTGCGGCACAGGGAGCCCGTGCTGGCCACGGCCGTCAGCAGCTTCACGCGGCACGCGTTCACCTGTGGCAGGGGCGGCGTCAAGGTGTGGAGCCTGGTTGGCCAGGTGGCCGAGGACAGGTTCCCCGACGGCCACCTGCCCGCACACACACAG GGCCCAGGCGCCTACCTGCGCACCTGCCTGCTGTCCTCCAACAGCAGGGCCCTGCTTACCGGCGGCCACAACCTGGGCAGCGTCTGCGTGTGGGACCTGGCCGCGCCCTCCCTGTGCGTGCAGGCtgagctgccctgcccaggcctcTCCTGCCAGGCCCTGGCCGCTGACCTGGGAGAGCACTTGGCCTTCGCTGGCTTCACCAACGGCTCCATCAGGATCTGGGACCTACGGGATCGGCGCGTGGTCAG GGACCTCTCCGGCCAAGTGAACGGGGCCAAGAGCCTCGTGGTCAAGGACCACACCATCTGGACGGGGGGTCTGGACGCCCGGCTGTGCAGCTGGGACCTGAGGATGGTGCGGGAACCCCTGGTGTACCTGTTCGAGTCCCAG ATCATGAGCCTGTCCCACAGCCCCCAGGAGGACTGGCTGCTGCTGGGCATGGCCAACGGCCAGCACTGGCTGCAGCACGGCAACGGGAGCCGGGCGCGCATGGCGGGCTGCAAGGAGGGTGCGGTACTGGGGTTGCAGTTCTCCCCTTGCG GTGCCGGAGCCCTCCTGCATCCTGTGCTGCGACGTGTCCTCGGACAACCGGCTGGTCGTGGCGGGGTCCGGAGACCAGGCCTCCGTGTACCTTGTCAGCTACTGAGGCCTCGCGACCGTCCGGCCCTAGCTCCTCGTCGTGTCTGTcctgggggtggtgggggtgcAGGTGGTGGAGGGTGTGGCCCGGCCGGGGCCTGGGGTCCTGCAGCGTTCAGCCGGGGCTTTGCGGACTCCCATCTTCACGTAATAAAGCAGCTGGAAAAGACGGTCGGTGTCCTGTCCCTGGGAGCGAGGACCCTGTCACCTGTCACCCCGTCACCCGTCACCCCGTCACAAAGTGTGGCTAAGACTGAGGGGACTCCGCAGCCCTGTTCACAAGCACCCCTCCAAGCTGTCTCCCGCCCCAAGACGGTCCCCCCCACGGCTGGTCCCGGTCCCACGTGGCTGCCGGGAGGTGATCTGCAGGACGCGTTCCAGGAGACCAGCAGCTCTCAAATGGGCCACTCTGCCCAGGGGCGCTGA
- the Tle6 gene encoding transducin-like enhancer protein 6 isoform X1 has translation MQDLPATCYLWNLWFSPGSRCPKMTSLGQPTPKGTRRASGRGPGISGPGSPPALGHPCTLSQLKDQVSRLQLRVTSQLESICHLHGSCCSQFSKVRQDLQEHHKQVDALLQAVEAHSPVLDGQPVEVGQLSPGEQAGQGHREAPSPKTPRLPEVRTLRLWDFENMVTTRSSDWLRRPQSVWDQGEWPSQHGAPQFWQDILTAQLWQVFTDAHPCPRVSRPALDMPYTSRTRPQATDGRLGVAWVSLKPSGSETRYSVVAMLSKPMSLGQDSKDPEPHDEDTEAGDPSAPSSPGDSQEEEAAPAGPAQGPAGEAVPLLKLISWDPEDLGDTCRRPDALPGQSRRFAIPHRLQRMRLLRHREPVLATAVSSFTRHAFTCGRGGVKVWSLVGQVAEDRFPDGHLPAHTQGPGAYLRTCLLSSNSRALLTGGHNLGSVCVWDLAAPSLCVQAELPCPGLSCQALAADLGEHLAFAGFTNGSIRIWDLRDRRVVRDLSGQVNGAKSLVVKDHTIWTGGLDARLCSWDLRMVREPLVYLFESQIMSLSHSPQEDWLLLGMANGQHWLQHGNGSRARMAGCKEGAVLGLQFSPCGAGALLHPVLRRVLGQPAGRGGVRRPGLRVPCQLLRPRDRPALAPRRVCPGGGGGAGGGGCGPAGAWGPAAFSRGFADSHLHVIKQLEKTVGVLSLGARTLSPVTPSPVTPSQSVAKTEGTPQPCSQAPLQAVSRPKTVPPTAGPGPTWLPGGDLQDAFQETSSSQMGHSAQGR, from the exons ATGCAG GACCTGCCGGCTACTTGCTACTTGTGGAATCTGTGGTTCAGTCCTGGGAGTCGCTGCCCGAAGATGACCTCTCTGGGCCAGCCCACGCCCAAGGGCACCCGCAGAGCATCTGGG CGGGGTCCAGGAATCTCTGGGCCCGGGAGCCCGCCAGCCCTGGGTCATCCCTGCACCCTGAGCCAGCTCAAGGACCAGGTCTCCAG GCTGCAGCTTCGAGTGACCTCTCAGCTGGAGAGCATCTGCCACCTG CATGGTTCCTGCTGTTCGCAGTTCTCCAAAGTCCGGCAGGACCTCCAAGAACATCACAAGCAG GTGGACGCCCTCCTCCAGGCAGTGGAGGCCCACAGCCCCGTCCTGGACGGCCAGCCCGTGGAG GTGGGCCAGCTCTCCCCTGGGGAACAGGCCGGCCAGGGTCACCGGGAGGCCCCGAGCCCCAAGACCCCCCGGCTCCCAGAGGTCAGGACCCTGCGGCTGTGGGACTTCGAGAACATGGTCACCACGAGGTCATCCGACTGGCTGCGGCGGCCCCAGTCCGTCTGGGACCAGGGCGAGTGGCCCTCCCAGCACGGCGCGCCCCAGTTCTGGCAGGACATCCTGACCGCGCAGCTCTGGCAGGTCTTCACTGACGCCCATCCCTGCCCCAGAG TGAGCAGGCCGGCGCTGGACATG CCCTACACCTCCAGGACGCGGCCCCAGGCAACGGACGGGCGCCTGGGAGTGGCCTGGGTGTCCCTGAAGCCTTCTGGCTCCGAGACCCGGTACAGCGTGGTTGCTATGCTCAGCAAACCCATGTCCCTCGGGCAGGACAGCAAGGACCCAGAACCACATGACGAGGACACAGAAGCCGGAGACCCCTCGG ctcccagctcccCTGGAGACTCCCAGGAAGAGGAGGCTGCCCCGGCCGGCCCTGCCCAG gggCCCGCCGGAGAAGCCGTACCCCTTCTGAAGCTCAT ATCCTGGGACCCCGAGGACCTGGGGGACACCTGCAGGAGGCCGGACGCCTTGCCCGGGCAGTCCCGGAGGTTCGCCATCCCGCATAGGCTGCAGAGGATGCGGCTGCTGCGGCACAGGGAGCCCGTGCTGGCCACGGCCGTCAGCAGCTTCACGCGGCACGCGTTCACCTGTGGCAGGGGCGGCGTCAAGGTGTGGAGCCTGGTTGGCCAGGTGGCCGAGGACAGGTTCCCCGACGGCCACCTGCCCGCACACACACAG GGCCCAGGCGCCTACCTGCGCACCTGCCTGCTGTCCTCCAACAGCAGGGCCCTGCTTACCGGCGGCCACAACCTGGGCAGCGTCTGCGTGTGGGACCTGGCCGCGCCCTCCCTGTGCGTGCAGGCtgagctgccctgcccaggcctcTCCTGCCAGGCCCTGGCCGCTGACCTGGGAGAGCACTTGGCCTTCGCTGGCTTCACCAACGGCTCCATCAGGATCTGGGACCTACGGGATCGGCGCGTGGTCAG GGACCTCTCCGGCCAAGTGAACGGGGCCAAGAGCCTCGTGGTCAAGGACCACACCATCTGGACGGGGGGTCTGGACGCCCGGCTGTGCAGCTGGGACCTGAGGATGGTGCGGGAACCCCTGGTGTACCTGTTCGAGTCCCAG ATCATGAGCCTGTCCCACAGCCCCCAGGAGGACTGGCTGCTGCTGGGCATGGCCAACGGCCAGCACTGGCTGCAGCACGGCAACGGGAGCCGGGCGCGCATGGCGGGCTGCAAGGAGGGTGCGGTACTGGGGTTGCAGTTCTCCCCTTGCG GTGCCGGAGCCCTCCTGCATCCTGTGCTGCGACGTGTCCTCGGACAACCGGCTGGTCGTGGCGGGGTCCGGAGACCAGGCCTCCGTGTACCTTGTCAGCTACTGAGGCCTCGCGACCGTCCGGCCCTAGCTCCTCGTCGTGTCTGTcctgggggtggtgggggtgcAGGTGGTGGAGGGTGTGGCCCGGCCGGGGCCTGGGGTCCTGCAGCGTTCAGCCGGGGCTTTGCGGACTCCCATCTTCACGTAATAAAGCAGCTGGAAAAGACGGTCGGTGTCCTGTCCCTGGGAGCGAGGACCCTGTCACCTGTCACCCCGTCACCCGTCACCCCGTCACAAAGTGTGGCTAAGACTGAGGGGACTCCGCAGCCCTGTTCACAAGCACCCCTCCAAGCTGTCTCCCGCCCCAAGACGGTCCCCCCCACGGCTGGTCCCGGTCCCACGTGGCTGCCGGGAGGTGATCTGCAGGACGCGTTCCAGGAGACCAGCAGCTCTCAAATGGGCCACTCTGCCCAGGGGCGCTGA
- the Tle6 gene encoding transducin-like enhancer protein 6 isoform X2, with product MQDLPATCYLWNLWFSPGSRCPKMTSLGQPTPKGTRRASGRGPGISGPGSPPALGHPCTLSQLKDQVSRLQLRVTSQLESICHLFSKVRQDLQEHHKQVDALLQAVEAHSPVLDGQPVEVGQLSPGEQAGQGHREAPSPKTPRLPEVRTLRLWDFENMVTTRSSDWLRRPQSVWDQGEWPSQHGAPQFWQDILTAQLWQVFTDAHPCPRVSRPALDMPYTSRTRPQATDGRLGVAWVSLKPSGSETRYSVVAMLSKPMSLGQDSKDPEPHDEDTEAGDPSAPSSPGDSQEEEAAPAGPAQGPAGEAVPLLKLISWDPEDLGDTCRRPDALPGQSRRFAIPHRLQRMRLLRHREPVLATAVSSFTRHAFTCGRGGVKVWSLVGQVAEDRFPDGHLPAHTQGPGAYLRTCLLSSNSRALLTGGHNLGSVCVWDLAAPSLCVQAELPCPGLSCQALAADLGEHLAFAGFTNGSIRIWDLRDRRVVRDLSGQVNGAKSLVVKDHTIWTGGLDARLCSWDLRMVREPLVYLFESQIMSLSHSPQEDWLLLGMANGQHWLQHGNGSRARMAGCKEGAVLGLQFSPCGAGALLHPVLRRVLGQPAGRGGVRRPGLRVPCQLLRPRDRPALAPRRVCPGGGGGAGGGGCGPAGAWGPAAFSRGFADSHLHVIKQLEKTVGVLSLGARTLSPVTPSPVTPSQSVAKTEGTPQPCSQAPLQAVSRPKTVPPTAGPGPTWLPGGDLQDAFQETSSSQMGHSAQGR from the exons ATGCAG GACCTGCCGGCTACTTGCTACTTGTGGAATCTGTGGTTCAGTCCTGGGAGTCGCTGCCCGAAGATGACCTCTCTGGGCCAGCCCACGCCCAAGGGCACCCGCAGAGCATCTGGG CGGGGTCCAGGAATCTCTGGGCCCGGGAGCCCGCCAGCCCTGGGTCATCCCTGCACCCTGAGCCAGCTCAAGGACCAGGTCTCCAG GCTGCAGCTTCGAGTGACCTCTCAGCTGGAGAGCATCTGCCACCTG TTCTCCAAAGTCCGGCAGGACCTCCAAGAACATCACAAGCAG GTGGACGCCCTCCTCCAGGCAGTGGAGGCCCACAGCCCCGTCCTGGACGGCCAGCCCGTGGAG GTGGGCCAGCTCTCCCCTGGGGAACAGGCCGGCCAGGGTCACCGGGAGGCCCCGAGCCCCAAGACCCCCCGGCTCCCAGAGGTCAGGACCCTGCGGCTGTGGGACTTCGAGAACATGGTCACCACGAGGTCATCCGACTGGCTGCGGCGGCCCCAGTCCGTCTGGGACCAGGGCGAGTGGCCCTCCCAGCACGGCGCGCCCCAGTTCTGGCAGGACATCCTGACCGCGCAGCTCTGGCAGGTCTTCACTGACGCCCATCCCTGCCCCAGAG TGAGCAGGCCGGCGCTGGACATG CCCTACACCTCCAGGACGCGGCCCCAGGCAACGGACGGGCGCCTGGGAGTGGCCTGGGTGTCCCTGAAGCCTTCTGGCTCCGAGACCCGGTACAGCGTGGTTGCTATGCTCAGCAAACCCATGTCCCTCGGGCAGGACAGCAAGGACCCAGAACCACATGACGAGGACACAGAAGCCGGAGACCCCTCGG ctcccagctcccCTGGAGACTCCCAGGAAGAGGAGGCTGCCCCGGCCGGCCCTGCCCAG gggCCCGCCGGAGAAGCCGTACCCCTTCTGAAGCTCAT ATCCTGGGACCCCGAGGACCTGGGGGACACCTGCAGGAGGCCGGACGCCTTGCCCGGGCAGTCCCGGAGGTTCGCCATCCCGCATAGGCTGCAGAGGATGCGGCTGCTGCGGCACAGGGAGCCCGTGCTGGCCACGGCCGTCAGCAGCTTCACGCGGCACGCGTTCACCTGTGGCAGGGGCGGCGTCAAGGTGTGGAGCCTGGTTGGCCAGGTGGCCGAGGACAGGTTCCCCGACGGCCACCTGCCCGCACACACACAG GGCCCAGGCGCCTACCTGCGCACCTGCCTGCTGTCCTCCAACAGCAGGGCCCTGCTTACCGGCGGCCACAACCTGGGCAGCGTCTGCGTGTGGGACCTGGCCGCGCCCTCCCTGTGCGTGCAGGCtgagctgccctgcccaggcctcTCCTGCCAGGCCCTGGCCGCTGACCTGGGAGAGCACTTGGCCTTCGCTGGCTTCACCAACGGCTCCATCAGGATCTGGGACCTACGGGATCGGCGCGTGGTCAG GGACCTCTCCGGCCAAGTGAACGGGGCCAAGAGCCTCGTGGTCAAGGACCACACCATCTGGACGGGGGGTCTGGACGCCCGGCTGTGCAGCTGGGACCTGAGGATGGTGCGGGAACCCCTGGTGTACCTGTTCGAGTCCCAG ATCATGAGCCTGTCCCACAGCCCCCAGGAGGACTGGCTGCTGCTGGGCATGGCCAACGGCCAGCACTGGCTGCAGCACGGCAACGGGAGCCGGGCGCGCATGGCGGGCTGCAAGGAGGGTGCGGTACTGGGGTTGCAGTTCTCCCCTTGCG GTGCCGGAGCCCTCCTGCATCCTGTGCTGCGACGTGTCCTCGGACAACCGGCTGGTCGTGGCGGGGTCCGGAGACCAGGCCTCCGTGTACCTTGTCAGCTACTGAGGCCTCGCGACCGTCCGGCCCTAGCTCCTCGTCGTGTCTGTcctgggggtggtgggggtgcAGGTGGTGGAGGGTGTGGCCCGGCCGGGGCCTGGGGTCCTGCAGCGTTCAGCCGGGGCTTTGCGGACTCCCATCTTCACGTAATAAAGCAGCTGGAAAAGACGGTCGGTGTCCTGTCCCTGGGAGCGAGGACCCTGTCACCTGTCACCCCGTCACCCGTCACCCCGTCACAAAGTGTGGCTAAGACTGAGGGGACTCCGCAGCCCTGTTCACAAGCACCCCTCCAAGCTGTCTCCCGCCCCAAGACGGTCCCCCCCACGGCTGGTCCCGGTCCCACGTGGCTGCCGGGAGGTGATCTGCAGGACGCGTTCCAGGAGACCAGCAGCTCTCAAATGGGCCACTCTGCCCAGGGGCGCTGA
- the Tle6 gene encoding transducin-like enhancer protein 6 isoform X5, whose amino-acid sequence MNSARCPWRTRTRPSKPLSRDLLLCFRTWFRSEGPAGYLLLVESVVQSWESLPEDDLSGPAHAQGHPQSIWAGSRNLWAREPASPGSSLHPEPAQGPGLQAAASSDLSAGEHLPPAWFLLFAVLQSPAGPPRTSQAGGRPPPGSGGPQPRPGRPARGGGFRAPGGRAGLQRGPDSPPCPRHQVGQLSPGEQAGQGHREAPSPKTPRLPEVRTLRLWDFENMVTTRSSDWLRRPQSVWDQGEWPSQHGAPQFWQDILTAQLWQVFTDAHPCPRVSRPALDMPYTSRTRPQATDGRLGVAWVSLKPSGSETRYSVVAMLSKPMSLGQDSKDPEPHDEDTEAGDPSAPSSPGDSQEEEAAPAGPAQGPAGEAVPLLKLISWDPEDLGDTCRRPDALPGQSRRFAIPHRLQRMRLLRHREPVLATAVSSFTRHAFTCGRGGVKVWSLVGQVAEDRFPDGHLPAHTQGPGAYLRTCLLSSNSRALLTGGHNLGSVCVWDLAAPSLCVQAELPCPGLSCQALAADLGEHLAFAGFTNGSIRIWDLRDRRVVRDLSGQVNGAKSLVVKDHTIWTGGLDARLCSWDLRMVREPLVYLFESQIMSLSHSPQEDWLLLGMANGQHWLQHGNGSRARMAGCKEGAVLGLQFSPCGQWWVSVGVDELVTIHSMPAGALVFQVPEPSCILCCDVSSDNRLVVAGSGDQASVYLVSY is encoded by the exons ATGAATTCTGCCCGGTGCCCCTGGCGCACTCGTACTCGGCCTTCAAAACCCCTTTCCAGGGACCTCCTCTTGTGCTTCAGAACGTGGTTTCGGAGCGAGG GACCTGCCGGCTACTTGCTACTTGTGGAATCTGTGGTTCAGTCCTGGGAGTCGCTGCCCGAAGATGACCTCTCTGGGCCAGCCCACGCCCAAGGGCACCCGCAGAGCATCTGGG CGGGGTCCAGGAATCTCTGGGCCCGGGAGCCCGCCAGCCCTGGGTCATCCCTGCACCCTGAGCCAGCTCAAGGACCAGGTCTCCAG GCTGCAGCTTCGAGTGACCTCTCAGCTGGAGAGCATCTGCCACCTG CATGGTTCCTGCTGTTCGCAGTTCTCCAAAGTCCGGCAGGACCTCCAAGAACATCACAAGCAG GTGGACGCCCTCCTCCAGGCAGTGGAGGCCCACAGCCCCGTCCTGGACGGCCAGCCCGTGGAGGTGGGTTTCGGGCCCCCGGAGGGAGGGCCGGGCTGCAGCGTGGCCCCGACTCACCCCCGTGCCCGCGGCACCAGGTGGGCCAGCTCTCCCCTGGGGAACAGGCCGGCCAGGGTCACCGGGAGGCCCCGAGCCCCAAGACCCCCCGGCTCCCAGAGGTCAGGACCCTGCGGCTGTGGGACTTCGAGAACATGGTCACCACGAGGTCATCCGACTGGCTGCGGCGGCCCCAGTCCGTCTGGGACCAGGGCGAGTGGCCCTCCCAGCACGGCGCGCCCCAGTTCTGGCAGGACATCCTGACCGCGCAGCTCTGGCAGGTCTTCACTGACGCCCATCCCTGCCCCAGAG TGAGCAGGCCGGCGCTGGACATG CCCTACACCTCCAGGACGCGGCCCCAGGCAACGGACGGGCGCCTGGGAGTGGCCTGGGTGTCCCTGAAGCCTTCTGGCTCCGAGACCCGGTACAGCGTGGTTGCTATGCTCAGCAAACCCATGTCCCTCGGGCAGGACAGCAAGGACCCAGAACCACATGACGAGGACACAGAAGCCGGAGACCCCTCGG ctcccagctcccCTGGAGACTCCCAGGAAGAGGAGGCTGCCCCGGCCGGCCCTGCCCAG gggCCCGCCGGAGAAGCCGTACCCCTTCTGAAGCTCAT ATCCTGGGACCCCGAGGACCTGGGGGACACCTGCAGGAGGCCGGACGCCTTGCCCGGGCAGTCCCGGAGGTTCGCCATCCCGCATAGGCTGCAGAGGATGCGGCTGCTGCGGCACAGGGAGCCCGTGCTGGCCACGGCCGTCAGCAGCTTCACGCGGCACGCGTTCACCTGTGGCAGGGGCGGCGTCAAGGTGTGGAGCCTGGTTGGCCAGGTGGCCGAGGACAGGTTCCCCGACGGCCACCTGCCCGCACACACACAG GGCCCAGGCGCCTACCTGCGCACCTGCCTGCTGTCCTCCAACAGCAGGGCCCTGCTTACCGGCGGCCACAACCTGGGCAGCGTCTGCGTGTGGGACCTGGCCGCGCCCTCCCTGTGCGTGCAGGCtgagctgccctgcccaggcctcTCCTGCCAGGCCCTGGCCGCTGACCTGGGAGAGCACTTGGCCTTCGCTGGCTTCACCAACGGCTCCATCAGGATCTGGGACCTACGGGATCGGCGCGTGGTCAG GGACCTCTCCGGCCAAGTGAACGGGGCCAAGAGCCTCGTGGTCAAGGACCACACCATCTGGACGGGGGGTCTGGACGCCCGGCTGTGCAGCTGGGACCTGAGGATGGTGCGGGAACCCCTGGTGTACCTGTTCGAGTCCCAG ATCATGAGCCTGTCCCACAGCCCCCAGGAGGACTGGCTGCTGCTGGGCATGGCCAACGGCCAGCACTGGCTGCAGCACGGCAACGGGAGCCGGGCGCGCATGGCGGGCTGCAAGGAGGGTGCGGTACTGGGGTTGCAGTTCTCCCCTTGCG GCCAGTGGTGGGTGAGCGTAGGGGTGGACGAGCTGGTCACCATCCACAGCATGCCTGCGGGGGCCCTGGTGTTCCAG GTGCCGGAGCCCTCCTGCATCCTGTGCTGCGACGTGTCCTCGGACAACCGGCTGGTCGTGGCGGGGTCCGGAGACCAGGCCTCCGTGTACCTTGTCAGCTACTGA